aaaatatttgcaattgggtttttatttttaatttgttgggTCTGCAAAGAATGTCGTCCAAACAATGTGTAACACACTTGCTTAGTGTGGTTAGACTTAAGATTGACTCcatttgaaaaggaaaataagatGGATTATTTGACCTTGTATACAATTTTATTAGAATGTGACAGTCCTAAAAGTGTTTCACGCATGATTTTATTACTCTTCAAAACCAAAAGGAATGTATAGAGTATCTGAGTAAGTCATTTTTGCAAAGAACAAGAGGATGAACTCTATTGAATTGTTCAGATCAAAATAATAAGGTTACCTAACTATATATTATACGCATGTCACATGCGGCATGTGCATGTATGATGTATGgagttcacaaaaaaaaaaaaaaaaaaaaaaaaaaaaaaaaaaaacaggcaTGATGTATGCATCATCATTTCTGGCATTTAAAAAGAGATCATGAAAGTAGATACTAGACTTCAAAGATATCATCATAGCATGTCACATATTAAGAATTTAACAGATTTTCACTACATTTATCCTAAAATGGTAGTAGAACTCAACATAGGTTCTTTGTTTTGAATGGGATGCACAATTAAAtgcatcaattttctttttgttagaaAGAAACTGgtttcttaattcataatatttttattagagAAAGGTGGTTCTTACACATAAAATGATGGAAACCATGTGATCTCCTTCAATGAAGTACGTAAAACATAAGAAATGCATATAAGAACCGCAACTGAAGATGTACACGGCTCCAAGGAATGGGTAGTACCTAGGTAAtggcattaaaataaaaatatagaacaCAATGTATGaagttattttcatattaaGAGTACTcaacatataatttaaaattgaggtgttttgattttgattatattaaaaggATGGACTCTGGAAGAAtgaaatagaataaaatttattttactttgtcGGTGTCATTTTGTTTTGTCCACATGCAGATGGTGGGCATAAATTTAAGAATAATCTCCAATTTACAAAAGATTACTTCACTTGGTActataatcaaataaatgagaACTCTATTTGAATTGGTTAAATTGATGGTGCACGTGCCAACTTTGACAtcaagtattttttattttgaggggaACTTTAATTTGACATCATGTATTAATGCACCATATAGACACACCATCTCTCTTTTGtccttcataaaaaattataatcaagaTACTAAGGATTCCATACCACATCTTAGCAAAAGAAATGAAGTCCATTCAAGCCTTATTCCTtgtcttctctcttctcctgGTAAGTTTTTCTTGCCGAAGTTCAATTCATTTTATCAAGTATGTGTTTGATTATGCggtgaaaaaaaattgaatttgaattagttgattttgtaaaattgttttttactaaaaatgagTTATGACTTGAATCAatgtgaattgaagaaacaataaatttgatgttaaaattcaattgaagaagcaaaaactttaaattttgtgtttgaGCTATAATCAGTTCTTGAGGTAAATTCAATTATACGcaaacatatttaaatatatcaaaattaattctacaTCAATTTTGTCGTCTCTAAAAGTGAAACTAAATATACACCAACTCTATTAACTTTATCTCTGTTGAAATTATTATATAGGTTGCTAACCTGAGCTATGCAAGAAAAGATTTAGGAGACTATTGGAAGAATAAGATGAATGAACAACCTATGCCTGAAGCAATTAAAAACCTTATTCAAGTTCCAAAAGCATTAGATGAAGGAAAAGAAGATCATTCTTTTACTACCGACTTTGATGTAAATCCTAATATCATATTATATCACACCCATGTGCATCAAGATGAGAAGC
Above is a genomic segment from Medicago truncatula cultivar Jemalong A17 chromosome 5, MtrunA17r5.0-ANR, whole genome shotgun sequence containing:
- the LOC11442320 gene encoding uncharacterized protein, with the protein product MKSIQALFLVFSLLLVANLSYARKDLGDYWKNKMNEQPMPEAIKNLIQVPKALDEGKEDHSFTTDFDVNPNIILYHTHVHQDEKPFQHAARKMEPLLPKRG